One Streptomyces umbrinus genomic window, GTAGACGACGCCGTTGATCGTGATCGGGGTGCCGTCGCCCGCATCGCTCTCGCCGTTGCTGGTGTTGCGCTCGACGGGCCCCCAGCCGTTGGTCGTCGAGAGCCAGGGGAGGTCACCGAGGTTCGAAGCGCCCGAGGGCGGGGCCACCACGACGGACGCCGTCAGCGGCAGCACGCTCTCGGCCCGCACCCCGTTCGGCGAGCGGTAAGTCGCCTTCAGCGTCAGCTCGTACGACCCCGCGGGCGTGCTCGCCGGCGCGGTCACCGTCCACTTGGTGCGCAGCGCCCTGCCGGTCGGGAGGGAGCCGGTCGTGGTGGGCGACTTGGCCTTCACCTTCCAGCCCTGGGGTCCGCTCACGGAGACGGAGACGCGCTTCGCGGGGGTGCGGCCCAGGTCGGTGACCGAGGTCGTCAGGGCGGTCGGCGTGCCCGCCTCGATCAACGTGCTGCCGTCCAGGCCGAGTTCGACGGCGGGCGGGTACTTGGCCCAGCGGCCGTCCGTCGAGACGCGTACGAGGACCGTGCCGTGGGGCGGGACGGTCGCCGAGATCGCGCCCGCCGTGTTGTAGCTCTTGTGCTGCCACAGGTCGCGCAGCGTGTAGGCGTCCGCCTCGGGCAGTCCGACGGCCTTCGCGGTCGTGGCGATGCGCTGGGCGCTGCCGGTCTCGTTGAAGAGGGCGACCGTGCGGCTGCCGTCCTTCATCTCCTTGGCGACGACCCAGCGGCCGCCCTCGGAGGAGAGCACCGCGCCCTGCTTGCCGAGCGGGTCCTGGTCGACCGCGATGACCTCCTTGTTGCCGAGGATGTCGAAGGTCTCCTCGGGGACGGAGCGCAGGTCCGAGCCGATGAGCAGCGGCGCGGCCATGATCGACCACATCGAGAAGTGTGTGCGGTACTCGGTGTCCGTCATGCCGCCGTTGCCGACCTCCAGCATGTCGGGGTCGTTCCAGCGCCCGGGACCCGCGTACTGCGTGAGCGGCAGGTTCTGCTTCATGATCGAGAGCATCGAGCCCCAGTTGTCGCTGATGTCCCCGGTCGTACGCCACAGTTGGCCGACGTCGGCCGCCCACTCCCAGGGCTTGTTCTCGCCCCACTCGCAGATGCTGTAGACGATGGGGCGGCCGGTCGACTCGGAGGCGGCCTTCAGGGCGTCACGCATCGTCGTGTACCGCTGCTTGGCGTCCACGCCCTGGTTGTTGCAGTTGTCGTACTTCAGGTAGTCGACACCCCAGTCCGCGAACTGCTGGGCGTCGCTGTACTCGTGGCCGAGCGCACCCGGGAAGCCGGCGTCGTTGCACGTCTTCGTGCCCGCGCTGGTGTAGATGCCGAGCTTGAGTCCCTTGCCGTGCACGTAGTCCGCGACCGCCTTGATCCCGCCCGGGAATCGGACCGGGTCGGGCACCAGCTTGCCGTTCGCGTCACGGGCGGGCAGCGCCCAGCAGTCGTCCAGGTTGACGTACTCGTATCCGGCCTCCTTGAGCCCCTTGGCTACGAAGATGTCCGCGATCCCCTTGACCATCTCCTCGTTGAACTCCGCACGGCAGTGCGTGGAGTTCCAGTTGTTGAAGCCCATGGGCGGGGTGAGGGCGAGACCTTCGGCCGGGGCGGGTGCGGCCGGTGCTGCCGGAGTTCCGGCCGAGGTTCCGGCCGGTGTCTGCGCGTTGGCGGCCGGGGCCGGCCCGGTCAGCCCCAAGGTGCCGAGCAGCCCTGCGGTGAGCGCTCCGACCACTCTTCGGCGAGTCGTGCGGGTGAGAAAGTGACGCATCGTTACGTCCTCCGTACTCGCGAAAGGTTGGATGTCTTCATGTCCGCGTCATCCGTGCGCGTTTACGGTAGGACCTGTCGCACTGTGGTGGAAGAGGTGCGGTAACGTTTGTTCGATATCCCGTCAAAACCCTAGACGATGCTCTCACTAGGGAATGGGATTCAAGCCTCGCGTGTGTTTGTGTTGAGTTGTGCCCCACGGCGGGAGTGGCGGCATGGCTATCGCTCAAGGAGCCCGTGGT contains:
- a CDS encoding NPCBM/NEW2 domain-containing protein, with the translated sequence MRHFLTRTTRRRVVGALTAGLLGTLGLTGPAPAANAQTPAGTSAGTPAAPAAPAPAEGLALTPPMGFNNWNSTHCRAEFNEEMVKGIADIFVAKGLKEAGYEYVNLDDCWALPARDANGKLVPDPVRFPGGIKAVADYVHGKGLKLGIYTSAGTKTCNDAGFPGALGHEYSDAQQFADWGVDYLKYDNCNNQGVDAKQRYTTMRDALKAASESTGRPIVYSICEWGENKPWEWAADVGQLWRTTGDISDNWGSMLSIMKQNLPLTQYAGPGRWNDPDMLEVGNGGMTDTEYRTHFSMWSIMAAPLLIGSDLRSVPEETFDILGNKEVIAVDQDPLGKQGAVLSSEGGRWVVAKEMKDGSRTVALFNETGSAQRIATTAKAVGLPEADAYTLRDLWQHKSYNTAGAISATVPPHGTVLVRVSTDGRWAKYPPAVELGLDGSTLIEAGTPTALTTSVTDLGRTPAKRVSVSVSGPQGWKVKAKSPTTTGSLPTGRALRTKWTVTAPASTPAGSYELTLKATYRSPNGVRAESVLPLTASVVVAPPSGASNLGDLPWLSTTNGWGPVERNTSNGESDAGDGTPITINGVVYATGLGVHAESTVEYYTGKACETVTAKVGVDDEEGTDGSVAFEIWADGTKVASTGVLTNAQPVQALSADVSGAQVIRLVVTDGGDGITSDHGDWADTRLTC